One genomic region from Spirosoma sp. KCTC 42546 encodes:
- the tsaE gene encoding tRNA (adenosine(37)-N6)-threonylcarbamoyltransferase complex ATPase subunit type 1 TsaE has translation MTLNFDHLDELDTVAHQLLAEGRQRPVWLLDGEMGAGKTTLIKALCRALGVVSTVQSPTFSIVNEYTTHEGHSVYHFDCYRLRNEAEALDIGIEEYFASGDYCFIEWPERIMSLWPSMYYQVQLSVDADGHRMVEADIV, from the coding sequence ATGACACTGAATTTTGACCATCTCGACGAACTCGATACAGTAGCCCATCAGCTACTCGCTGAAGGCCGACAACGGCCGGTGTGGTTACTAGACGGCGAGATGGGGGCTGGCAAAACCACACTCATTAAAGCTCTTTGCCGAGCCTTAGGGGTTGTTAGTACGGTACAGAGTCCAACGTTTTCAATTGTCAATGAGTACACTACCCACGAGGGGCATTCCGTGTATCATTTCGATTGTTACCGGCTCCGAAACGAAGCTGAAGCGCTGGACATCGGCATTGAGGAATATTTCGCATCAGGTGATTATTGTTTTATTGAATGGCCTGAGCGAATTATGTCTCTTTGGCCTTCCATGTATTATCAGGTTCAACTTTCGGTAGACGCAGATGGTCATCGAATGGTTGAAGCTGACATAGTTTAA
- a CDS encoding RagB/SusD family nutrient uptake outer membrane protein, protein MKKLTIFITTLCLAVATSCSDKFLDVQPKAALAVSVLQNKTGVNALLIGAYSLLDGWATAEGAYRSYNVGADNWVYGSVASDDAYKGTIAGDQPPISLIEQGNIQSDNIYFRGKWRGMYDGIARSNDVLQAVAAAKDMTDAEKAQVIAEARFLRGHYHLELKKMFNMVPYIDEKIYNPNDLESTKVANSTDIWPNIIADIKAAYDVLPTKQTQVGRPTKWAAGATLAKAYLFQKKYAEAKPLLEAIVASGQYKLMDRYHDNFKAVTNNNTESIFEVQYSVNDGASGGENGNIGSTLNYPYGGGGVTTCCGFFQPSQNLVNAFKTDANGLPLVDTFNASDLPSDQGVESTAPFTPYAGPVDPRLDWTVGRRGIPYLDWGVHPGKAYVRDQAYGGPYSPKKHVMYKSDVGTNTFAGNPRLNANNYRMIRYDHVLLWLAEVEVEIGDLNKARGYVNQVRQRAANPDGFVKNADGTAAANYVIKPYSASWTDQATARKAVQFEERLEFGMEGHRRFDLVRWGIADQVLNAYYVGEAPKRIYLNGVKFIKGQHEYFPIPIQEIFNSKKDGKETLTQNPGYN, encoded by the coding sequence ATGAAAAAACTAACGATATTCATAACTACGCTTTGTCTGGCAGTGGCAACTTCCTGCTCCGACAAGTTCTTAGATGTGCAGCCTAAAGCGGCCTTAGCGGTCAGTGTACTGCAAAACAAAACAGGCGTAAATGCTCTACTAATTGGTGCCTATTCCCTTCTGGATGGCTGGGCAACGGCCGAAGGTGCCTACCGCTCGTACAATGTGGGGGCCGATAACTGGGTGTATGGCAGTGTTGCCAGTGATGACGCCTATAAAGGAACTATTGCTGGTGACCAACCGCCTATTTCACTGATCGAACAGGGTAATATCCAGTCTGACAACATCTATTTTCGGGGTAAATGGCGGGGTATGTACGACGGCATCGCCCGCTCAAACGATGTGTTACAGGCTGTGGCGGCAGCCAAAGACATGACCGATGCGGAGAAAGCCCAAGTCATCGCCGAAGCCCGTTTCTTACGGGGGCACTACCATCTTGAACTCAAGAAAATGTTCAATATGGTGCCTTACATCGACGAGAAGATCTACAATCCGAACGATCTGGAGAGCACCAAAGTAGCGAATAGCACCGACATATGGCCCAATATCATAGCCGATATCAAAGCTGCTTACGACGTACTGCCCACCAAACAAACTCAGGTTGGTCGGCCAACGAAATGGGCGGCTGGTGCTACCCTCGCCAAGGCTTATTTGTTTCAGAAAAAGTATGCCGAAGCCAAGCCACTGCTGGAGGCCATTGTGGCCAGTGGTCAGTATAAGTTAATGGACCGGTATCACGACAACTTTAAGGCCGTAACCAACAACAATACGGAGTCGATTTTTGAGGTGCAGTATTCAGTTAACGATGGCGCATCAGGTGGTGAAAACGGCAACATTGGCTCTACCCTGAACTATCCATATGGTGGTGGTGGTGTAACAACCTGCTGCGGTTTCTTCCAGCCTTCGCAAAATCTGGTGAACGCTTTCAAAACCGATGCCAATGGATTGCCACTGGTAGACACCTTTAATGCGTCGGACCTGCCCAGCGATCAGGGTGTCGAATCAACAGCGCCATTTACGCCTTACGCAGGCCCGGTTGATCCACGGCTGGACTGGACGGTTGGTCGCCGGGGTATTCCCTATCTGGACTGGGGCGTTCATCCGGGCAAAGCCTATGTTCGTGATCAGGCCTACGGTGGCCCTTATTCGCCCAAAAAGCACGTGATGTACAAATCGGATGTGGGTACAAACACCTTTGCCGGTAACCCTCGCCTGAATGCCAACAACTACCGCATGATTCGTTACGACCACGTATTGCTTTGGTTAGCAGAGGTTGAAGTGGAAATTGGCGACCTGAACAAAGCACGCGGCTACGTCAATCAGGTTCGCCAACGGGCGGCTAACCCCGATGGATTTGTAAAAAATGCCGATGGAACAGCTGCAGCTAATTACGTCATTAAACCGTACAGCGCATCCTGGACGGATCAGGCTACGGCCCGCAAAGCCGTTCAGTTTGAAGAACGGCTGGAATTCGGCATGGAAGGCCATCGTCGGTTCGATCTTGTGCGCTGGGGAATAGCCGATCAGGTTTTAAACGCCTATTATGTTGGCGAAGCTCCTAAACGGATTTACCTGAACGGCGTCAAGTTTATCAAAGGCCAGCACGAATATTTCCCTATTCCAATCCAGGAGATTTTCAACAGTAAAAAAGATGGGAAAGAAACCTTGACTCAGAATCCAGGATATAATTAA
- a CDS encoding alanine dehydrogenase translates to MTGFEELAKQTALYPKEAPLAVKTSRNGLLIGLPKEVSLQENRIALTPEAVAILVRNGHNVIVEKNAGEKAKFPDHEYSEAGAQIAQSPKEVYEANLILKIEPLVEDEFEHIQSGSTVISALNLPSHDKAYFEKMLSKNLTAFGYEYIEDQSGGLPVIRSMSEIAGSTVMLIAGEYLSNADNGRGIILGGITGVPPTKVVMLGAGTVTEYAIRMALGMGADVKVFDKHLYKLQRLKYAVGQHVYTSIIDTDTMAEAIQRADVVIGAMRAEDGLSPVVVTEEMISRMKPESVIIDVSIDQGGNFETSRMTTHKQPTYKHMGVIHYCVPNIAARVAYTASMALSNIFLPFLLETGTTGGIEQMMYANRWFMKGVYTHKGTLTNAYIARKFNLRFKDLDLLLAARF, encoded by the coding sequence TTGACTGGATTTGAGGAATTGGCCAAGCAAACGGCCCTGTATCCAAAAGAAGCTCCGCTGGCGGTAAAAACCAGCCGAAACGGCCTGCTTATTGGATTACCCAAAGAAGTATCGCTTCAGGAAAACCGCATTGCGCTCACACCCGAAGCAGTGGCAATTCTGGTTCGAAATGGCCACAATGTGATTGTGGAGAAAAACGCGGGGGAAAAAGCCAAATTTCCGGATCATGAATACAGCGAAGCGGGTGCACAGATTGCCCAATCGCCCAAAGAAGTCTACGAGGCTAATCTTATCCTGAAAATTGAGCCACTTGTCGAGGATGAGTTCGAGCACATTCAATCGGGTAGTACAGTCATTTCGGCGCTGAACCTGCCGTCGCACGACAAAGCTTACTTCGAGAAAATGCTGAGTAAGAACCTGACTGCGTTTGGCTACGAATACATTGAAGATCAGAGTGGTGGCTTACCCGTTATCCGGTCGATGAGTGAGATTGCGGGCAGCACTGTCATGCTCATTGCAGGTGAATACCTCAGCAACGCCGATAATGGTCGGGGGATTATTCTGGGCGGCATCACGGGCGTTCCCCCAACTAAAGTCGTCATGCTCGGAGCTGGAACCGTAACCGAATACGCGATCCGCATGGCGCTCGGTATGGGTGCCGATGTAAAGGTATTCGACAAGCATCTGTACAAATTACAACGGCTCAAATATGCCGTCGGACAACACGTTTACACCTCCATCATCGACACCGATACCATGGCCGAAGCCATTCAGCGGGCCGATGTCGTGATTGGGGCAATGAGGGCTGAGGATGGTCTTAGTCCGGTGGTTGTTACGGAGGAAATGATCAGTCGGATGAAACCGGAGTCGGTTATTATCGACGTGTCAATAGATCAGGGTGGCAATTTCGAGACGTCGCGCATGACGACCCACAAACAGCCCACCTATAAGCACATGGGTGTTATTCACTACTGTGTTCCCAATATTGCCGCTCGTGTTGCTTACACGGCGAGTATGGCTCTGAGCAACATCTTCTTACCGTTCTTGCTGGAAACCGGAACAACGGGCGGCATTGAACAGATGATGTATGCGAACCGTTGGTTTATGAAAGGTGTTTATACCCATAAGGGAACGCTCACCAATGCCTACATCGCCCGCAAGTTCAACCTGCGTTTTAAAGATTTAGACCTCTTGCTGGCCGCCCGATTCTAA
- the gyrB gene encoding DNA topoisomerase (ATP-hydrolyzing) subunit B, with amino-acid sequence MTNEIIEADAPVETALGNYGADNIQVLEGLEAVRKRPSMYIGDVGTRGLHHLIWEVVDNSIDEALAGYCDKITVTINPDNSVTVQDNGRGIPTGINTKMGVSALQMAMTMLHAGGKFDKDTYKVSGGLHGVGVSCVNALSTDLRVEVHREGKIFEQEYKIGIPLYDVRIIGDAEDTGTRTHFKPDATIFTDTVYKYDTVAGRLRELAYLNKGIHIFLNDLRELDEAGEPVRHDDFYSQGGLVEFVEYLDQTRPPLDGMKPIYMENTKGSTPVQVALVYNYEAGENVLSYVNNINTHEGGTHVQGFRSALTRVLKNYADKNPGVLPKNSGKVAFSGEDFRKGLTAVISVKVQEPQFEGQTKTKLGNQEVVSAVSQAMADLLETWLEENPNTAKGIVKKVLVSAQARIAADLAYKRIMTERKDFMGGMGLPGKLADCSDTDPEKCELYLVEGDSAGGTAKQGRNRAFQAILPLRGKILNVEKAMEHKIYENEEIKNIWTALGIRLEKKDDETVMNLEKLRYHKIIIMTDADVDGSHIRTLILTLFYRNMKALIDNGYIYIAQPPLYLIKKGKEERYCWTEAQREAAVKELAAGGKEENVGIQRYKGLGEMNAEQLWSTTMNPDTRTLKVVTVESAADADHVFSTLMGDEVAPRREFIERNAKYARVDV; translated from the coding sequence ATGACCAACGAAATAATTGAAGCAGACGCCCCCGTTGAAACTGCGTTAGGTAACTACGGTGCTGATAACATTCAGGTGTTAGAAGGCCTGGAAGCTGTTCGCAAACGTCCATCCATGTACATTGGTGACGTTGGTACGCGTGGATTGCACCACCTCATCTGGGAAGTCGTTGATAACTCCATTGACGAAGCGTTAGCTGGCTACTGCGACAAAATTACGGTAACGATTAATCCGGATAACTCTGTAACGGTACAGGATAACGGCCGGGGTATCCCAACAGGCATCAATACCAAGATGGGCGTTTCGGCGCTACAGATGGCGATGACCATGCTGCATGCCGGTGGTAAATTTGATAAAGATACCTACAAAGTATCCGGCGGTCTGCACGGCGTCGGTGTATCCTGTGTAAACGCCCTCTCAACAGACCTTCGCGTAGAAGTTCATCGGGAAGGTAAAATCTTTGAGCAGGAATATAAAATAGGTATTCCTCTTTATGATGTGCGCATCATAGGTGATGCCGAGGATACAGGCACACGGACGCACTTTAAGCCTGATGCCACTATATTCACGGACACCGTCTACAAATACGACACTGTAGCAGGCCGCCTGCGTGAGTTAGCGTATTTGAATAAAGGCATCCATATTTTCCTGAACGATCTGCGCGAGCTGGACGAAGCTGGAGAACCCGTGCGCCATGATGATTTCTATTCACAAGGAGGTCTAGTTGAGTTTGTCGAGTATCTCGACCAAACACGCCCCCCCCTTGATGGAATGAAGCCTATTTACATGGAGAACACCAAAGGATCGACTCCCGTACAGGTTGCTCTGGTGTATAACTATGAAGCAGGTGAAAACGTACTCTCGTATGTTAACAACATCAACACTCACGAAGGCGGTACCCACGTACAGGGTTTCCGCTCGGCCTTAACACGGGTATTGAAAAACTATGCTGACAAAAACCCCGGCGTATTGCCCAAGAACTCGGGCAAGGTTGCCTTTAGCGGTGAAGATTTCCGGAAGGGTCTAACGGCCGTTATTTCGGTAAAGGTTCAGGAACCCCAGTTTGAGGGCCAAACAAAAACCAAATTAGGTAATCAGGAAGTTGTCAGTGCAGTAAGTCAGGCAATGGCCGACCTGCTCGAAACCTGGCTGGAAGAAAATCCAAATACGGCGAAAGGTATCGTTAAAAAAGTCCTTGTGTCGGCTCAGGCGCGGATTGCTGCCGATCTGGCTTACAAGCGCATCATGACCGAGCGCAAGGATTTCATGGGCGGTATGGGCTTACCCGGCAAACTAGCCGACTGCTCTGACACCGATCCTGAAAAATGTGAACTCTATTTGGTTGAGGGTGACTCCGCTGGCGGAACTGCCAAACAGGGTCGTAACCGGGCGTTTCAGGCTATTTTACCCCTACGTGGTAAGATCCTAAACGTAGAGAAGGCCATGGAGCATAAGATCTACGAAAACGAAGAAATCAAAAATATCTGGACAGCGCTGGGCATCCGCTTAGAGAAAAAAGATGATGAGACGGTGATGAACCTGGAAAAACTCCGGTATCACAAAATCATCATCATGACCGATGCCGACGTCGATGGTAGTCACATTAGAACATTGATTCTGACGTTGTTTTACCGCAACATGAAGGCGCTGATCGACAATGGCTATATCTACATTGCGCAGCCCCCCTTGTACCTGATCAAAAAAGGGAAAGAGGAGCGGTATTGTTGGACGGAAGCCCAGCGCGAAGCAGCGGTAAAAGAGTTAGCAGCTGGCGGTAAAGAAGAGAATGTAGGTATACAACGCTACAAAGGTCTTGGAGAAATGAACGCCGAGCAGCTTTGGAGCACAACCATGAATCCTGATACAAGAACCCTGAAAGTTGTAACGGTGGAATCGGCAGCCGATGCCGACCACGTGTTTTCGACACTCATGGGCGATGAAGTAGCGCCCCGACGCGAATTCATCGAACGAAATGCGAAATATGCCCGAGTGGATGTTTAA
- a CDS encoding TonB-dependent receptor, with protein MMTPLPESTRHGYRQWVLFGLLFLSTQLIYAQSTITGTVTDATTGEVLAGTTIQAKGTNVGATSNAQGTYQLNLPTGAKTLIFSFIGYQPLEIAVGNQSVVNAKLTATDNALSEVVVVGYGVQNKRDITTAIGSVKAKDLANQPVASFDQALAAKIAGVQVTQTSGAPGAALSIRVRGTGSISAGNDPLYVIDGIPLSRDTKYATGGTNTQFPDNPINVMSTVNTDDIESIEVLKDASASAIYGSRGSNGVVLITTKRGKEGKTVINYDSYVGVQNVSKKIDMLNAYEYAQLSYEAKNNAYLDRNPTGKPTDSNTIRNAGVGAPSTLIQPEIVPYLSGQAGLTNTDWQDAIFRSATIQNHTLSISGGKENVKYYLSGNYLNQRGVVINSGFKRYGMRANVEVKNGRLTAGINFNPTYSYHDLIKAEGPYLGEGVVGLALQMPPLFPVYNADGSYNFGGNAWGYGATSILNPVAIANQVSDKLSQLRLLGNAYAQYEIIDGLSYRLSVGTDINSFQRDYYRPSTLEIRDRKGASTPTGFSRAQNFVNWLVENTLNYNRSFGQHTISALAGFSSQKDRRVANELTATNFPNDLVTTLNAGQVTSGSSDVQEWSLLSYLGRVQYDYAGKYLLSGAIRADGSSRFGKANRWGYFPSVSAGWNVSQETFLKSVNWLSDLKIRASYGLTGNFQIPNYGSVSLLNYSNYILGNETVVSGLAPGNSANDKLKWEKTAMLDVGFDVSFLRNKLNLTVDYYNANTSDLLLNVPVPRASGFSTELQNIGKVNNQGIEFTLGTRQTFGRLRWDASANIASNRNEVKALGPAGDPIIVAGGVAGAQFITQIGHPIGEYYTMIYDGVFKNQAEIDAYPHTTTTRPGDFKFRDNNGDGKIDFSSDRAVTGSYFPKYTFGFNTSFAYAGFDLAVAVQGVQGHKILNLIRRYIYNMEGNGNLFRGALDRWQSADNPGNSLVNRANRLASGSNGEISTWHIEDGSYVRVRNITLGYSLPAGVLSRLHLSRARLYVTTQNPFTFTKYLGFNPEVNSRPDSALSSGEDYGTYPLARTTSVGLNLSF; from the coding sequence ATGATGACTCCATTACCAGAATCTACCCGACATGGGTACCGACAATGGGTGTTATTTGGTCTACTATTTCTGTCGACTCAGTTGATTTACGCCCAATCAACAATTACCGGCACGGTAACCGATGCCACAACTGGCGAGGTATTGGCAGGCACAACCATTCAGGCCAAAGGCACCAACGTAGGTGCTACCAGCAATGCGCAGGGGACGTACCAACTGAATCTACCCACGGGCGCAAAAACGCTTATTTTCTCGTTCATCGGCTACCAGCCTCTTGAGATTGCTGTGGGGAACCAAAGCGTTGTTAACGCCAAACTAACCGCCACCGACAATGCCCTCAGCGAAGTGGTTGTGGTGGGGTATGGTGTTCAGAACAAGCGGGACATTACCACAGCCATTGGCTCGGTAAAGGCGAAAGATCTGGCAAACCAACCCGTTGCCAGTTTCGACCAGGCGCTGGCAGCTAAAATTGCGGGTGTTCAGGTTACACAAACATCAGGCGCACCGGGCGCAGCACTTTCCATTCGGGTGCGCGGAACGGGATCGATCAGCGCAGGTAACGATCCCCTGTACGTTATTGACGGTATTCCGCTTTCGCGCGATACGAAATATGCAACCGGGGGTACAAATACGCAATTTCCAGATAACCCGATCAACGTAATGAGTACGGTCAATACCGACGATATCGAAAGTATTGAAGTACTGAAAGATGCTTCTGCATCAGCCATTTACGGCTCACGTGGTTCGAACGGAGTGGTACTGATCACGACCAAACGGGGTAAAGAGGGTAAAACCGTAATTAACTACGACTCCTACGTAGGCGTGCAGAATGTTTCGAAAAAGATTGACATGCTCAATGCCTATGAATACGCACAATTGAGCTACGAGGCCAAAAACAATGCCTATCTCGATCGAAACCCAACCGGGAAACCAACCGACTCGAATACTATTCGGAATGCGGGCGTAGGCGCACCCAGTACACTCATCCAGCCCGAAATTGTGCCCTATCTAAGCGGTCAGGCGGGTCTGACCAACACCGATTGGCAGGATGCCATTTTCCGGTCGGCTACGATTCAGAACCATACGCTTTCCATCTCTGGTGGTAAAGAAAACGTCAAATATTACCTATCGGGCAACTACCTGAATCAGCGGGGGGTAGTTATCAACTCTGGCTTTAAACGCTACGGAATGCGGGCCAATGTTGAGGTTAAAAACGGTCGGCTAACGGCGGGTATCAACTTCAACCCGACGTATTCGTACCATGATCTGATCAAGGCAGAAGGCCCTTATCTGGGCGAAGGTGTTGTGGGATTAGCGCTGCAAATGCCACCACTTTTCCCAGTCTACAATGCCGATGGTTCCTACAATTTTGGCGGTAACGCCTGGGGTTATGGCGCTACATCGATCCTGAACCCGGTTGCCATTGCCAATCAGGTTAGCGATAAACTTAGTCAGCTCAGGTTGCTGGGCAATGCCTATGCGCAGTATGAAATCATTGATGGCTTATCGTACCGGCTCAGCGTGGGTACCGACATCAACAGTTTCCAGCGCGATTATTACCGACCATCAACCCTCGAAATACGGGATCGAAAAGGCGCTTCTACACCAACCGGCTTCTCACGGGCTCAGAATTTCGTAAACTGGCTGGTAGAAAACACACTCAATTATAACCGCTCGTTCGGGCAGCACACGATTTCCGCACTGGCGGGTTTCTCGTCGCAGAAAGATCGTCGGGTAGCGAATGAATTAACGGCGACCAATTTCCCCAATGATTTAGTAACCACGCTCAATGCGGGTCAGGTTACGTCGGGGAGTTCCGACGTTCAGGAATGGTCGCTGCTGTCGTATCTGGGCCGGGTTCAGTATGATTACGCCGGAAAATATCTGCTATCGGGCGCTATCCGGGCCGATGGTTCCTCGCGCTTTGGGAAAGCCAACCGATGGGGTTATTTCCCGTCGGTATCTGCTGGCTGGAATGTATCGCAGGAGACGTTCCTGAAATCAGTGAACTGGCTGAGCGACCTGAAAATACGGGCCAGCTACGGCTTAACGGGGAATTTCCAGATTCCGAACTATGGCTCTGTCAGCTTGCTCAACTATTCGAACTATATTCTGGGTAACGAAACCGTAGTGAGTGGTTTGGCTCCCGGTAATTCGGCCAATGACAAGCTGAAATGGGAAAAAACGGCGATGCTCGACGTAGGTTTTGATGTGAGTTTCCTGCGCAACAAACTAAACTTGACGGTCGACTATTACAATGCCAATACCTCTGACTTACTGCTAAACGTACCCGTGCCCCGTGCTTCCGGATTTAGTACGGAGTTGCAGAATATCGGAAAAGTAAACAACCAGGGGATCGAATTTACACTGGGTACACGGCAAACGTTTGGCCGGTTACGGTGGGATGCCAGCGCTAACATTGCCAGCAACCGCAATGAGGTAAAAGCACTCGGACCCGCGGGCGATCCGATTATTGTAGCGGGTGGCGTTGCCGGAGCGCAGTTTATCACCCAGATTGGCCACCCCATTGGCGAATACTATACCATGATTTACGATGGTGTCTTTAAAAATCAGGCGGAAATCGATGCCTATCCGCACACGACAACGACTCGTCCCGGCGATTTTAAATTCCGCGATAACAATGGCGATGGCAAAATTGATTTCAGCAGCGATCGTGCCGTAACCGGCAGCTACTTCCCCAAATACACCTTTGGGTTTAACACAAGCTTTGCCTACGCTGGGTTCGATCTGGCGGTAGCTGTACAGGGCGTTCAGGGACATAAAATCCTGAACCTGATCCGACGGTATATCTACAACATGGAGGGTAACGGCAACCTGTTCAGAGGTGCTCTGGATCGCTGGCAATCGGCTGACAATCCAGGCAATAGCCTGGTGAACCGCGCTAACCGGCTGGCCTCAGGTTCGAACGGTGAAATTTCGACCTGGCATATTGAAGATGGATCGTACGTACGGGTTCGTAACATCACCCTGGGCTATTCGCTGCCCGCTGGGGTATTGAGTCGGTTGCATCTGAGCCGTGCCCGCCTGTATGTGACTACCCAAAATCCATTTACGTTTACCAAGTATCTGGGATTCAACCCAGAGGTTAACAGCCGTCCTGATAGCGCCCTATCGTCGGGGGAAGATTATGGAACCTACCCCCTCGCCCGCACTACCTCTGTTGGTCTCAACCTGTCATTCTAA
- a CDS encoding RagB/SusD family nutrient uptake outer membrane protein, whose amino-acid sequence MKKIALFLTAFVGLTACQKDFLDLKPLSQPNVDNFYKTATDFNNAVNGAYDALQSSTQYGGDYNTIVEARSDNVLDNDPSSGSGLRYNIDRFIEPTTNTVLRDTWGSLYTGINRSNLILDKIDAVTMDAALKARYKGEAQFIRALSYFNLVRLWGKVPLVLTAGTTTEARSYIRNEVTDIYAAIEKDLIAAAAGLPATYTGNDIGRATSGAATGLLGKVYVTEKKYDLAVSTLKDLANGTTYQLLPNIADVFSVTNKNNAELLFSVKFKKGGTIGEGHGSWFGTSIGDPIEPSLRAAYPAGDKRLPLTVMVPVPSSINAVPRKFYDELSSTNDVGNDFPVLRYADVLLLYAEALNQVGYQADGDAFKALNRVRTRAGVTAYTSAQLATKDAFQTAVINERRLELALESDRWFDLIRTGTAVAAIKVTGITMPDYRVVYPIPQSEIDVYNNKTTFPQNQGY is encoded by the coding sequence ATGAAAAAGATAGCCTTATTTCTCACTGCTTTCGTGGGTCTGACAGCCTGCCAGAAAGATTTTCTGGACCTCAAGCCCCTGTCGCAACCCAACGTCGATAATTTTTACAAAACCGCCACCGACTTTAACAACGCGGTGAATGGTGCCTACGATGCACTCCAAAGCTCAACCCAGTATGGTGGTGATTACAATACAATTGTGGAGGCTCGGAGCGATAATGTTCTTGATAACGACCCGTCGTCGGGTTCGGGACTTCGGTACAACATCGACCGGTTCATCGAACCAACCACGAACACCGTTCTACGCGATACCTGGGGCAGCCTTTATACAGGTATTAACCGGTCTAATCTGATTCTGGACAAGATCGACGCAGTTACGATGGATGCTGCCCTGAAAGCTCGCTACAAAGGGGAAGCTCAGTTTATTCGAGCGCTGTCGTATTTCAATCTGGTGCGTTTATGGGGCAAAGTGCCCCTGGTTCTCACAGCGGGAACAACTACCGAAGCTCGTTCCTACATTCGGAATGAAGTTACCGACATCTACGCGGCTATTGAAAAAGATCTGATTGCAGCCGCGGCTGGTTTACCCGCAACCTACACAGGCAATGATATCGGTCGTGCAACCTCAGGGGCAGCAACCGGTCTGCTTGGCAAGGTGTACGTAACCGAAAAGAAGTATGATCTGGCCGTTTCGACGCTGAAAGATCTGGCGAATGGGACTACCTATCAACTGCTTCCGAATATTGCCGATGTGTTTTCGGTAACGAACAAGAACAATGCGGAACTGCTGTTTTCTGTCAAATTTAAAAAAGGTGGTACCATTGGCGAAGGCCACGGTTCCTGGTTCGGCACCAGCATTGGCGACCCCATTGAGCCATCGTTGCGGGCGGCTTACCCGGCTGGTGATAAGCGGCTTCCGCTAACGGTCATGGTGCCCGTTCCCAGTAGTATAAATGCCGTTCCCAGAAAGTTCTATGACGAGCTTTCGTCAACGAATGATGTGGGTAACGATTTCCCGGTCTTACGCTATGCCGATGTGTTACTGCTCTATGCCGAAGCACTCAATCAGGTTGGTTATCAGGCAGATGGTGACGCCTTTAAAGCGTTAAATCGCGTACGAACACGGGCAGGCGTTACGGCTTATACGAGTGCGCAACTCGCCACGAAAGATGCTTTCCAGACGGCCGTTATTAATGAACGTCGACTGGAACTTGCCTTGGAAAGCGACCGTTGGTTCGATCTCATTCGTACGGGAACTGCGGTAGCGGCTATCAAAGTAACGGGCATCACCATGCCTGATTACCGCGTAGTGTATCCCATTCCGCAATCGGAAATTGATGTTTACAACAACAAGACGACTTTTCCTCAAAATCAAGGATATTAG